From the Opitutia bacterium genome, one window contains:
- a CDS encoding beta-mannosidase, protein MKNSVLPFLVGTCLALSLRAQPIDEHATAETRALFANLGTVARDHILVGHHHTTARGAGWRWQAERSDVRVLVGDFPAVHSWDFSLLVAEPDRRADARRDIVAAFERGAVITLSWHAANPVSGGGYNDHTPAVAAILPGGSHHEKFLAMLDDLAGFLATLRDKNGRAVPVIFRPWHEHTGATMWWGQPYCTKDEFIALWRLTVHHLRNTRGLHQLLWAYSPNRRASPETYFERYPGDEWVDLLGYDFYSKSDLARAVPCLRLAVAEAAKRGKLAALTETGPQAGWRQNGKPDYFTGELLPLLRDDPALRGLAYVLFWQNASEEQHWIPLPGEPGAEDFKKFHADPFTLFERDLPRLYTLPPDSAAPAAAPKPQS, encoded by the coding sequence TTGAAAAATTCCGTCCTCCCCTTCCTCGTCGGCACCTGCCTTGCGCTCAGCCTCCGGGCTCAGCCGATCGACGAGCATGCGACCGCCGAAACACGCGCGCTCTTCGCGAATCTCGGCACCGTCGCGCGCGACCACATCCTCGTCGGCCATCACCACACGACAGCGCGCGGCGCCGGTTGGCGCTGGCAAGCCGAGCGCTCCGACGTGCGCGTGCTCGTGGGCGATTTTCCGGCGGTGCACAGCTGGGACTTCAGCCTGCTCGTCGCGGAGCCCGATCGTCGCGCCGATGCCCGGCGCGACATTGTGGCGGCCTTCGAGCGCGGCGCCGTCATCACGCTGAGCTGGCACGCCGCCAACCCCGTCTCCGGCGGCGGCTACAACGACCACACGCCCGCGGTCGCGGCGATCCTGCCGGGCGGCAGCCACCACGAAAAATTCCTCGCGATGCTCGACGACCTCGCCGGTTTTCTCGCCACGCTCCGCGATAAAAACGGCCGCGCGGTGCCGGTGATTTTCCGTCCGTGGCACGAACACACCGGTGCGACGATGTGGTGGGGTCAGCCGTATTGCACGAAAGACGAATTCATCGCGCTGTGGCGCCTCACCGTCCATCACCTGCGCAACACCCGCGGCCTGCACCAGCTGCTCTGGGCCTATTCGCCCAACCGCCGCGCCTCGCCCGAAACCTACTTCGAGCGGTATCCCGGCGACGAGTGGGTCGACCTGCTCGGCTACGATTTCTACTCGAAGAGCGACCTCGCGCGCGCCGTGCCGTGCCTGCGCCTCGCCGTCGCCGAGGCGGCGAAGCGCGGCAAGCTCGCCGCACTCACCGAGACGGGTCCGCAGGCCGGCTGGCGCCAGAACGGCAAGCCCGACTACTTCACCGGCGAACTGCTCCCGCTGTTGCGCGACGATCCCGCGCTGCGCGGTCTCGCCTACGTGCTCTTCTGGCAGAACGCATCGGAGGAACAGCACTGGATCCCGCTCCCCGGCGAGCCCGGCGCGGAGGATTTCAAAAAATTCCACGCCGATCCGTTCACGCTTTTCGAGCGCGATCTGCCCCGGCTCTACACGCTGCCGCCGGACTCCGCGGCACCCGCAGCCGCGCCGAAGCCGCAGTCCTGA
- a CDS encoding glycoside hydrolase family 130 protein: MPITVSAPALPNIPWEERPANSSEVLWRFSGNPVIRRDHLPTSNSIFNSAVAPFRGGFAGVFRVDNRAVQMRIHAGFSSDALSWDIAPQPLTLEGADPELGGMVYGYDPRVTPIDGRYYVTWCNGYHGPTIGVAWTEDFKKFHQLENALLPYNRNGVLFPRRIGGRYALLSRPSDNGHTAFGDIFYSESPDLEFWGRHRHVMSPVRIEKGWQSLKIGAGPVPIETSEGWLLLYHGVQRSCNGYVYSFGAALLDLEKPWKVIARAAPYLIAPWMPYETTGDVPNVCFPCAALVDGTTGRLAIYYGGADTVTCVAFGRVNELIAFIRANNERAT; encoded by the coding sequence ATGCCCATCACCGTTTCCGCTCCCGCCCTGCCCAACATCCCGTGGGAAGAGCGTCCGGCGAACTCCTCGGAGGTTCTCTGGCGCTTTTCCGGCAATCCGGTCATCCGCCGCGACCACCTGCCGACGTCGAACAGCATCTTCAACAGCGCGGTCGCGCCGTTCCGCGGCGGCTTCGCCGGCGTGTTCCGGGTCGACAACCGCGCCGTGCAGATGCGCATCCATGCCGGCTTCAGCTCCGATGCGCTGAGCTGGGACATCGCGCCGCAGCCGCTCACGCTCGAAGGCGCCGATCCCGAACTCGGCGGCATGGTCTACGGCTACGACCCGCGCGTAACGCCGATCGACGGCCGCTACTACGTCACCTGGTGCAACGGCTATCACGGCCCGACGATCGGCGTCGCGTGGACGGAAGATTTCAAAAAATTCCACCAACTCGAGAACGCCCTGCTGCCCTACAACCGCAACGGCGTGCTCTTCCCGCGGCGCATCGGCGGCCGCTACGCGCTGCTCAGCCGGCCGAGCGACAACGGGCACACCGCATTCGGCGATATTTTCTACAGCGAGAGCCCCGACCTCGAATTCTGGGGCCGCCACCGCCACGTGATGAGCCCCGTGCGCATCGAGAAGGGCTGGCAATCGCTCAAGATCGGCGCCGGCCCCGTGCCGATCGAAACGTCCGAAGGCTGGCTGCTGCTGTATCACGGCGTGCAGCGCTCCTGCAACGGCTACGTCTACTCCTTCGGCGCCGCGCTGCTCGATTTGGAAAAACCCTGGAAGGTGATCGCGCGCGCCGCGCCGTATCTGATCGCGCCGTGGATGCCCTACGAAACCACCGGCGACGTGCCGAATGTCTGCTTTCCCTGCGCCGCGCTCGTCGATGGCACGACCGGCCGCCTCGCGATCTACTATGGCGGCGCCGATACCGTCACGTGCGTCGCGTTCGGACGCGTGAACGAGCTCATCGCCTTCATCCGCGCGAACAACGAGCGGGCGACCTGA
- a CDS encoding cellulase family glycosylhydrolase: MKTAFVRLVRGMLLAALVTTASATPKRLSIVDRIILDDAGRVIQLRGGNLKGATVTEAADLKNNLKMNFARLPIEWNDDTRDSGHASGLKQTYLDQIDDWVQALSGAGIWFVLEMRVDDPTSKLRDLYSPTGTTYLAFQKTWVYLAALYKDTDYVAGYGLLAEPSASAFDSEPWSVLTTFQKALMDQISAPVASGGAGDTWTPFFVGTDFNYDTMQFRYDGYYTALASYHGRLIYEVNVLMPKPWIQDGSAPDGVPPGNATYPQATQTDFTPLITLQLGDKDDAGNDLVLPRDTEKVFNLRRKEPTKFPLMLCQNFLAWYLQWAVDFSARNAVPLYLDQFGADIRADDQLGYERDLIEVAERADLPWTRWGYTAGQPGRKIVGNTDVTALYTTVGAQAVSGQLMVWQPDTTGLVRIEAVSYGAAVAGPAHDWSYLSVANALGRGAVRALPADDVSKSAANAPRMDFRVNFAQTGTYYVWVRLKNGTTSTGVWFGLDGTASSQKLSSDVPTSWRWVRGQGNVAPYASVTVTTAGLHTFNLWMNRSGVAVDDIILTPSSTWTPPGTLPDYSLRTIDAPLPP, translated from the coding sequence ATGAAAACTGCTTTTGTCCGTCTCGTGCGGGGAATGTTGCTGGCTGCTCTTGTCACCACCGCGAGCGCCACGCCGAAACGATTGTCCATCGTCGACCGCATCATCCTCGACGACGCCGGTCGCGTGATCCAGTTGCGCGGCGGTAATTTGAAGGGCGCGACCGTCACGGAGGCCGCGGACTTGAAAAACAACCTCAAGATGAACTTCGCGCGACTGCCGATCGAATGGAACGACGACACGCGCGATTCGGGCCACGCTTCCGGCTTGAAGCAGACTTACCTCGACCAGATCGACGACTGGGTGCAGGCGCTCTCCGGCGCGGGCATCTGGTTCGTCCTCGAGATGCGGGTGGACGATCCGACGTCCAAGCTGCGCGACCTCTACAGCCCGACGGGCACGACCTACCTGGCCTTCCAGAAAACCTGGGTCTATCTGGCCGCACTCTACAAGGACACGGACTACGTCGCGGGCTACGGACTGCTCGCCGAGCCGAGCGCGAGCGCGTTCGATTCGGAGCCGTGGAGCGTGTTGACCACCTTCCAAAAGGCGCTGATGGACCAAATCAGCGCGCCGGTCGCGAGTGGCGGCGCGGGCGATACCTGGACGCCGTTTTTCGTCGGAACCGATTTCAACTACGACACGATGCAATTCCGTTACGATGGCTACTACACGGCCCTCGCCTCCTACCACGGTCGCTTGATCTACGAGGTGAACGTGCTGATGCCCAAGCCGTGGATTCAGGATGGCAGCGCTCCAGACGGCGTGCCGCCGGGTAATGCGACCTACCCGCAGGCCACGCAGACGGATTTCACGCCCCTGATCACGCTCCAGCTTGGCGACAAGGACGACGCGGGCAACGACCTCGTGCTGCCACGCGACACCGAGAAGGTCTTCAACCTGCGCCGGAAGGAGCCGACCAAGTTTCCCCTGATGCTGTGCCAGAATTTCCTCGCTTGGTATCTGCAGTGGGCGGTGGATTTCTCGGCGCGCAATGCCGTGCCGCTCTATCTCGACCAGTTCGGCGCCGATATCCGGGCCGACGATCAACTCGGCTACGAGCGCGACTTGATCGAGGTCGCCGAACGCGCTGATCTGCCGTGGACGCGCTGGGGCTACACGGCCGGGCAGCCCGGCCGAAAGATCGTCGGCAACACCGACGTCACCGCGCTCTACACCACCGTCGGCGCGCAGGCCGTGAGCGGCCAGCTCATGGTGTGGCAGCCCGACACCACCGGACTCGTGCGCATCGAGGCCGTCAGTTACGGCGCTGCCGTTGCGGGACCGGCACACGACTGGAGCTATTTGTCGGTGGCGAATGCGCTCGGCCGTGGCGCCGTGCGCGCGCTGCCCGCGGACGATGTCTCGAAGAGCGCCGCCAATGCGCCGCGGATGGATTTTCGCGTGAACTTCGCGCAGACGGGAACGTATTACGTTTGGGTTCGCCTGAAAAATGGCACGACGTCGACGGGAGTCTGGTTCGGCCTCGATGGCACGGCTTCGTCGCAGAAACTCAGTTCCGACGTGCCCACCTCGTGGCGCTGGGTGCGCGGCCAGGGCAACGTCGCGCCGTATGCGTCCGTGACCGTGACGACCGCGGGATTGCACACGTTCAACCTCTGGATGAATCGCTCCGGCGTCGCGGTGGACGACATCATCCTGACGCCATCGTCGACTTGGACGCCGCCGGGCACGCTGCCGGACTATTCGTTGCGCACGATCGACGCGCCGCTGCCGCCGTGA
- a CDS encoding DUF1573 domain-containing protein — MKTRLLLHRFARGALLAGLLAAASARGQLAFTATERHVTADPDATSLALEFPFRNDGTSPVTIKAVRAACACTAVELTRRTYAPGESGVVMVELHYADLTGHQRKTVHVDTDAVGAASTLLTLDVTIPERMVVEPRLLTWRRGTEPTAQAVEVTVAPGETLRPTGVSCEPAGLFTAELRPLTGDPQRYLITITPPAAMRPAQAMLTVHTNVPSGRAHRFRTALFVR; from the coding sequence GTGAAAACGCGCCTCCTTCTTCATCGCTTCGCTCGCGGTGCGCTGCTCGCCGGTTTACTCGCGGCGGCGAGCGCGCGCGGCCAGCTGGCCTTCACCGCCACCGAGCGGCACGTGACCGCCGATCCGGACGCTACTTCGCTCGCGCTGGAGTTTCCGTTCCGCAACGACGGCACGTCGCCGGTCACGATCAAAGCCGTGCGCGCCGCTTGCGCGTGCACGGCGGTCGAGCTCACGCGGCGCACCTACGCGCCGGGCGAGTCCGGCGTCGTGATGGTCGAGCTGCACTACGCCGATCTCACCGGGCACCAACGCAAGACCGTCCACGTCGACACCGACGCCGTCGGCGCCGCGTCGACGTTGCTGACGCTCGACGTCACTATTCCCGAGCGGATGGTGGTGGAGCCGCGCCTGCTCACCTGGCGGCGCGGCACGGAACCAACCGCGCAAGCGGTCGAAGTGACCGTCGCGCCCGGTGAAACCCTGCGGCCGACGGGCGTGAGCTGCGAACCGGCCGGGTTGTTCACCGCGGAATTGCGGCCGCTCACCGGCGATCCGCAACGCTACCTGATTACGATCACCCCGCCGGCGGCCATGCGTCCGGCGCAGGCGATGCTCACCGTCCACACGAACGTCCCGAGCGGACGCGCGCACCGTTTCCGCACGGCGCTCTTCGTGCGTTGA
- a CDS encoding sulfatase yields the protein MQPNLVFVFSDQQRRHAVGCMGEDPVLTPNLDAFARQGVLATQAVATCPVCTPNRACMLTGRFPHGCGVLANDDVLSPAVPTIGDALRDAGYHTAYIGKWHLHHGSQFVPRSHRRGFDFWHANNVNHNLFELSYWEESPEPVVRGPGWQATHETDVALRHLRERPKDQPFALFLSWVAPHNTHGAGFTPYADFPVDDAYARMMEEAGYSGRDIQYHAPARFEAPYRDRKLPRRANVPDDYAAAAVPGYFGGCTAVDAEFGRLLDYLEDAGLADNTIVVYTSDHGEMLGSHGLMQKFVWHEESIAVPLLVRWPGQLPAGARTDALINSPDLMPTLLDLLRVRAPAGLDGRALSRCLRDPAFAGPEEAGLCFFAPRRRVLEQSGTRDDLGWRALRTPRQLFVADADERRGGYRELLYDLERDPFQLTPVVNPSDAGASALRRRLAAWLTERGDSFRHRLRVAL from the coding sequence ATGCAGCCCAATCTCGTCTTCGTCTTCTCCGACCAGCAGCGGCGTCACGCGGTCGGCTGCATGGGTGAAGATCCGGTGCTGACGCCGAATCTCGATGCGTTCGCACGGCAAGGGGTGCTGGCGACGCAGGCGGTGGCCACCTGTCCAGTGTGCACGCCGAACCGCGCCTGCATGCTCACCGGACGCTTCCCGCACGGTTGCGGCGTGCTGGCGAATGACGATGTGCTCTCCCCGGCGGTGCCGACGATCGGCGACGCGCTTCGCGATGCCGGCTACCACACCGCCTACATCGGCAAATGGCATCTGCACCACGGCTCGCAGTTCGTCCCGCGCAGCCACCGTCGGGGTTTCGATTTTTGGCACGCGAACAACGTCAACCACAACCTCTTCGAGTTGAGCTATTGGGAAGAATCGCCGGAGCCAGTGGTGCGTGGGCCGGGCTGGCAGGCGACGCATGAGACCGATGTGGCGTTGCGCCATCTGCGCGAGCGGCCGAAGGACCAGCCATTCGCGCTCTTCCTCTCCTGGGTGGCGCCGCACAACACCCACGGCGCGGGCTTCACACCCTATGCCGACTTCCCGGTCGACGATGCCTACGCGCGCATGATGGAGGAAGCCGGCTACTCGGGACGCGACATCCAATATCACGCGCCCGCTCGCTTCGAGGCGCCCTATCGCGATCGCAAACTTCCGCGCCGCGCGAATGTGCCCGACGACTACGCCGCGGCCGCGGTGCCGGGCTATTTCGGCGGGTGCACGGCGGTCGACGCGGAGTTCGGACGATTGCTCGATTACCTCGAGGACGCGGGCCTGGCTGACAACACGATCGTCGTCTACACCTCGGACCACGGCGAGATGCTCGGTTCGCATGGCCTGATGCAGAAGTTCGTGTGGCACGAGGAATCGATCGCCGTGCCGCTGCTCGTGCGCTGGCCCGGACAACTGCCGGCCGGAGCACGCACCGACGCGCTCATCAACAGCCCCGACTTGATGCCCACGCTGCTCGACCTGCTCCGCGTGCGCGCACCGGCGGGCCTGGATGGTCGCGCGCTCTCGCGCTGCCTGCGCGATCCGGCGTTCGCCGGACCGGAGGAGGCCGGGCTGTGTTTCTTCGCGCCGCGCCGGCGCGTGCTGGAGCAGAGCGGCACGCGCGACGACCTCGGCTGGCGCGCGCTCCGGACGCCGCGACAATTGTTCGTGGCCGACGCCGACGAGCGGCGCGGCGGCTACCGCGAGCTGCTCTACGATCTCGAGCGTGATCCGTTCCAGCTGACTCCCGTGGTGAATCCGTCCGACGCGGGCGCGAGCGCCTTGCGGCGGCGTCTCGCGGCGTGGCTGACGGAGCGCGGCGACAGTTTCCGCCATCGTCTCCGCGTGGCGTTGTGA
- a CDS encoding sulfatase-like hydrolase/transferase, protein MRKATLPLLRASVGAALFAAAPHVSFAADAVAARPNIIVIQTDDQGFDDMGFRHPWGQGPRTPTFDALAARSVRFENFYVAPLCSPTRSMLLTGRHHLRTGVWGVHAGQDFLSLDETTVAQPLRAAGYRTGFMGKWHVGKTTGYFPWERGFEEATMARLYVYKDNPMMRNGHPLPTEGWTEERLADMAVDFIDRAGDRPFFLYYCPITCHGGVGGPREISDGAANAGFHAPPEFIEAYQQAGVSTELARLYGSLTFLDTQLARLFAELEKRGLAKNTLVFVLGDNGPTHQTLNEEEWQRRNPSGLRGAKTRVDENGVRSFLFVTQPGHLASRVVQDVATVADLYPTILAAAGVALPRGQKTLDGFDLRPLLERGQWEHADRAWCQIEVLNSAGLEVGKLPRVDTAGLTVRPQPLLTLGDAANSIATVFSVRRGNLKLTKGSLYDVSTPDGRRERTALENPAVKAEFDTIFAGWWSGIVAQPPSFQKPVLVLPASVPADDPGVAAIATGFYAYLAVAAQGQSVRVENHAVLGLGNPGDRLTFRVAPGASTRYRASLRFRGKMPAESATLRLHLEGGATVEAATRDNDLEFPPLDLPTASPAQPRLLFLEVAGAGAVKLPALTELRLTPVGGS, encoded by the coding sequence ATGAGGAAAGCTACCCTGCCCCTGCTGCGCGCATCCGTGGGTGCCGCCTTGTTCGCCGCCGCCCCGCACGTGTCCTTCGCCGCCGACGCGGTGGCGGCGCGTCCCAACATCATCGTCATCCAGACTGACGATCAGGGCTTCGACGACATGGGGTTTCGCCACCCGTGGGGCCAGGGCCCCCGGACGCCGACCTTCGACGCCCTCGCCGCGCGCAGCGTCCGCTTCGAGAATTTCTACGTGGCGCCGCTCTGCTCGCCGACACGCTCGATGCTCCTGACCGGCCGGCATCACCTGCGCACCGGCGTCTGGGGCGTGCACGCCGGACAGGATTTTCTTTCGCTCGATGAAACCACCGTGGCCCAGCCGCTGCGCGCCGCCGGCTATCGCACGGGATTCATGGGCAAATGGCACGTGGGCAAGACCACTGGCTATTTTCCGTGGGAACGCGGATTCGAGGAGGCGACGATGGCACGCCTCTACGTCTACAAGGACAATCCAATGATGCGGAACGGCCATCCATTGCCCACCGAGGGTTGGACCGAGGAACGACTCGCCGACATGGCCGTCGACTTCATCGACCGCGCTGGCGACCGGCCGTTCTTCCTCTACTACTGCCCGATCACGTGTCACGGCGGCGTGGGCGGTCCGCGCGAAATCAGCGACGGCGCAGCGAACGCCGGCTTCCACGCGCCGCCGGAATTCATCGAGGCGTATCAGCAAGCCGGAGTGAGCACGGAACTCGCCCGGCTCTACGGCAGCCTCACGTTCCTCGACACCCAGCTCGCACGCCTTTTCGCCGAACTTGAAAAGCGTGGCCTCGCGAAAAACACGCTCGTGTTCGTCCTCGGCGACAACGGCCCGACGCACCAGACGCTCAACGAGGAGGAATGGCAGCGGCGCAACCCGAGCGGCCTGCGCGGCGCCAAGACCCGCGTCGACGAGAACGGCGTGCGCAGTTTCCTCTTCGTGACGCAACCGGGGCACCTCGCGTCGCGCGTCGTGCAAGACGTCGCCACGGTCGCCGATCTTTATCCGACCATCCTCGCCGCCGCCGGCGTCGCACTCCCGCGCGGCCAAAAAACGCTCGATGGCTTCGACCTGCGCCCGCTCCTCGAGCGGGGCCAATGGGAGCACGCCGATCGCGCTTGGTGCCAGATCGAGGTGCTGAACAGCGCCGGCCTCGAAGTCGGCAAACTGCCGCGCGTCGACACCGCCGGACTGACCGTGCGCCCGCAACCGCTGCTCACGCTCGGCGACGCCGCGAACTCCATCGCCACCGTGTTCTCCGTGCGCCGGGGCAATCTCAAACTCACCAAGGGCTCGCTCTACGACGTCAGCACGCCGGACGGACGGCGCGAACGCACCGCGTTGGAAAATCCCGCGGTCAAGGCCGAGTTCGACACGATCTTCGCCGGCTGGTGGAGCGGCATCGTCGCGCAGCCGCCATCGTTCCAGAAACCCGTGCTCGTGCTGCCGGCAAGCGTGCCGGCCGACGATCCCGGCGTCGCCGCGATCGCGACCGGCTTCTACGCCTACCTCGCCGTCGCCGCGCAGGGCCAGTCGGTGCGCGTGGAGAACCACGCCGTGCTCGGTCTCGGCAATCCCGGCGATCGCCTGACCTTCCGCGTCGCTCCGGGCGCGAGCACGCGCTACCGCGCGTCACTGCGTTTCCGCGGCAAAATGCCCGCGGAGTCTGCGACTCTGCGACTGCACCTCGAAGGCGGCGCCACGGTCGAAGCGGCCACCCGCGACAACGATCTCGAGTTTCCGCCGCTCGACCTCCCCACAGCCTCCCCCGCGCAGCCCCGGCTCCTGTTTCTTGAAGTCGCCGGCGCCGGCGCCGTGAAACTCCCGGCGCTGACCGAGCTCCGCCTCACGCCCGTCGGCGGCTCATGA
- a CDS encoding MFS transporter has translation MSAPTASVDATPRPTALPEERVPWREKLAFGIGGILDNFGNAGLKNVANPIFNIVLGVSPALVGLMISISRVWDAFIDPLVGSASDNARTRWGRRKPFVAVGIVGCAVALPLMMFCPAGGSEASRFAWLMVTGLLFYAAYAVFVIPFNALAFEMTSDTHERTRVQAVKTVVAAISGVGIQWIFPLTQNGWLGDPVQSVRIVGLGLGVLYLLIGVVPLVTLKERLFRQAAKQAAVPLRISLPTALRSRPFRLLLLVIVLTHLGLNTVNALGIYVNVYYVHGGDAKAASIVSGWWGTVYLLSTIALTPAIAALSGRIGKRRALLVCLACVLTGSTLKWFLFTPAHPHWQLVIGVLLGPGLSGLWMLVPSMTMDIVDHEELQNGTRSDALYYAISAWVGKCGLALSLFLSGLLLVGLGFDAKLGAQQSATTLFWMRVCFAWLPALTVIVSLITVARFPLTTEKMLQVRAELLRRRQVAANA, from the coding sequence ATGAGCGCACCGACCGCCTCCGTCGACGCCACGCCACGTCCGACCGCATTGCCGGAGGAGCGCGTGCCGTGGCGCGAGAAACTCGCGTTCGGCATCGGTGGCATTCTCGACAATTTCGGAAACGCCGGCCTCAAGAACGTCGCGAATCCCATCTTCAACATCGTGCTCGGCGTCAGCCCCGCGCTGGTCGGGCTGATGATCTCGATCTCGCGCGTCTGGGACGCGTTCATCGATCCGCTCGTCGGCAGCGCCTCCGACAACGCCCGCACGCGCTGGGGGCGCCGCAAGCCCTTCGTCGCGGTCGGCATCGTCGGCTGCGCCGTCGCGCTGCCGCTGATGATGTTCTGCCCCGCCGGCGGCAGCGAGGCGTCGCGGTTCGCGTGGCTAATGGTCACCGGCCTGTTGTTCTACGCGGCCTACGCCGTGTTCGTGATTCCGTTCAACGCCCTCGCATTCGAGATGACGTCGGACACGCACGAACGCACCCGCGTGCAGGCGGTGAAAACCGTCGTCGCGGCGATCTCGGGCGTGGGCATCCAATGGATTTTTCCGCTCACGCAAAACGGCTGGCTCGGCGACCCGGTGCAAAGCGTGCGGATCGTCGGCCTCGGCCTCGGCGTGCTCTACCTGCTGATCGGCGTAGTCCCTCTCGTGACGCTGAAGGAGCGCCTCTTCCGCCAGGCGGCGAAGCAGGCCGCCGTGCCGCTCCGCATCAGCCTGCCCACCGCGCTGCGCAGCCGGCCGTTTCGACTGCTGCTATTAGTGATCGTGCTCACCCACCTCGGCCTGAACACCGTCAACGCCCTCGGCATCTACGTGAACGTCTACTACGTCCACGGCGGCGACGCCAAGGCCGCCTCGATCGTCAGCGGCTGGTGGGGCACGGTCTACCTGCTTTCCACCATCGCGCTCACGCCCGCGATCGCGGCGCTCTCCGGTCGCATCGGCAAGCGCCGCGCCCTGCTCGTCTGCCTCGCCTGCGTGCTCACGGGCTCCACGCTAAAATGGTTCCTCTTCACGCCCGCGCACCCGCACTGGCAACTCGTCATCGGCGTGCTGCTCGGTCCGGGTTTGTCCGGTCTGTGGATGCTCGTGCCCTCGATGACGATGGACATCGTCGACCACGAGGAGCTGCAGAACGGGACGCGTTCCGACGCGCTGTATTACGCGATCTCCGCATGGGTCGGGAAATGCGGCCTCGCCCTCAGCCTTTTCCTGTCGGGCCTCCTGCTGGTCGGCCTCGGTTTCGACGCGAAACTCGGCGCGCAACAGAGCGCCACGACGCTGTTCTGGATGCGCGTCTGCTTCGCCTGGTTGCCGGCGCTCACGGTCATCGTGTCGCTGATCACGGTCGCCCGCTTTCCCCTCACCACGGAAAAAATGCTCCAAGTGCGCGCCGAGCTCCTGCGCCGCCGCCAAGTCGCGGCGAACGCATGA